In the Alkaliphilus oremlandii OhILAs genome, one interval contains:
- a CDS encoding ABC-F family ATP-binding cassette domain-containing protein, whose product MNLITVENISKSYVDKKLFENITFGIHEGQRIGLIGVNGTGKTTLLKVIAGIIEPDSGKRVVSGQAVIEYLSQNPIFEKGSTVLEQVFNSSNPLLQLVYQYEMTLKEIANRPEDVHLQKKLAELSQQMDSNGAWELESNAKGVLIKLGIKDFNMNVEHLSGGQRKRVALARALIQPSDLLILDEPTNHIDNDTVEWLEEYLGKWKGALLLITHDRYFLNRVVNNILELDEGNLYSYEGNYEQFLEKKAEREENNLALQRKHASLYKKELAWMRRGARARTTKQKARIERFEDLQNQSFKTSNDQVNMALGASRLGRKVLELKDIHKSYGDKNIIHNFSYVFKPGDRIGIIGRNGLGKSTLLNIIAGKILPDSGEIEIGQTVKMAYYDQESEEMDPEMRVIDYVKEAGAFIKTEDGSKISASQMLERFLFTSNAQWAPIGKLSGGERRRLYLLKKLVGEPNVLLLDEPTNDLDIQTLTILEDYLDHFPGTVIIVSHDRYFLDRTVGQLLIFEGQGSIDEYTGNYSDYVNMRKVNKVEERNERPTTPVKEETEVETINKNAKPVKLSYKDQREYDEIEAVIADIEKELEDVAAKIEGASNDFVLLQEYLSKQSDLEQKLELKMKRWMELIELVEEIEKNKEEK is encoded by the coding sequence ATGAATTTAATAACTGTAGAAAATATTAGTAAAAGCTATGTAGATAAGAAACTTTTTGAAAATATTACATTTGGCATCCATGAGGGTCAAAGAATCGGACTGATTGGGGTCAATGGAACAGGGAAGACCACGCTTTTAAAGGTCATTGCAGGCATCATTGAACCGGACAGCGGCAAAAGAGTCGTATCGGGGCAAGCGGTCATTGAATACTTATCCCAGAATCCAATATTTGAAAAGGGCTCCACAGTGCTGGAACAGGTCTTTAACAGCAGTAATCCTTTGCTTCAACTGGTTTATCAGTATGAAATGACACTAAAAGAAATAGCCAATCGTCCAGAGGATGTGCACCTACAAAAAAAGCTTGCAGAGCTGAGCCAACAAATGGATAGCAATGGGGCATGGGAATTGGAATCCAATGCGAAAGGCGTCTTAATCAAGCTGGGGATTAAAGATTTTAATATGAATGTTGAACATTTATCTGGCGGTCAGCGAAAAAGGGTGGCTTTGGCAAGGGCACTGATTCAGCCTTCGGATCTATTGATCTTAGATGAGCCGACGAACCATATCGACAATGATACTGTTGAATGGCTGGAGGAATACTTAGGGAAATGGAAGGGTGCATTGCTTTTGATCACCCATGATCGATACTTTTTAAATCGCGTTGTGAACAATATTTTAGAATTAGATGAGGGCAATTTATATAGTTACGAAGGAAATTATGAACAGTTTTTAGAGAAAAAAGCAGAAAGAGAAGAAAATAATTTGGCCCTCCAAAGAAAACATGCTTCTTTATATAAAAAAGAACTGGCTTGGATGAGACGCGGTGCTAGGGCTAGAACGACGAAGCAGAAAGCTCGGATTGAAAGATTTGAGGATTTACAGAACCAAAGCTTTAAAACAAGCAACGATCAGGTTAATATGGCTCTTGGAGCAAGCAGATTGGGTAGAAAGGTTTTGGAGCTAAAGGATATTCATAAAAGCTATGGCGATAAAAATATCATTCATAATTTTAGCTATGTCTTTAAACCGGGAGACCGTATTGGCATCATTGGAAGAAACGGTCTTGGAAAATCTACATTGCTCAATATAATCGCAGGAAAAATATTGCCAGATAGCGGTGAAATAGAAATCGGTCAAACTGTAAAAATGGCTTATTATGATCAGGAAAGTGAAGAGATGGACCCAGAAATGAGGGTCATTGATTATGTGAAAGAAGCAGGAGCATTCATAAAAACAGAGGATGGCAGTAAAATAAGTGCTTCTCAAATGTTGGAAAGATTTTTATTTACATCCAATGCCCAGTGGGCACCCATCGGAAAGTTATCCGGTGGAGAAAGACGGAGACTCTACCTATTAAAGAAATTGGTTGGAGAACCCAATGTCCTACTATTGGACGAGCCCACCAACGATTTAGATATTCAAACCCTCACCATTCTGGAGGATTATTTGGACCATTTTCCGGGGACTGTTATCATCGTTTCCCACGATCGATATTTTCTAGATCGAACCGTAGGTCAGTTACTGATATTTGAGGGACAAGGCAGCATCGATGAATATACTGGCAATTACTCTGATTACGTCAATATGAGAAAAGTAAACAAGGTGGAGGAGCGTAATGAGAGACCGACTACCCCTGTGAAAGAAGAGACCGAGGTTGAGACCATCAATAAAAATGCGAAGCCTGTGAAGCTATCCTATAAAGACCAGAGGGAATACGACGAGATCGAAGCGGTCATCGCAGACATAGAGAAAGAATTAGAGGATGTTGCAGCGAAAATAGAGGGTGCTTCCAATGATTTTGTATTGCTCCAGGAATATCTAAGCAAACAGAGTGATTTGGAACAGAAATTAGAGTTAAAAATGAAACGATGGATGGAACTTATAGAATTGGTAGAGGAAATCGAAAAAAACAAAGAGGAAAAGTAA
- a CDS encoding DUF6762 family protein, whose amino-acid sequence METIKLSLYEKNKETGIFEDLLGAYVLEDHVALLDKAYAVDENGLKVHLYLTVAGEVEDSEYEAIYEQYDGEGFNDMDVTIEEVEDSYNPTWLFIFDFIADSDEMGEMIDHILEIHNSELERILKNIRTTK is encoded by the coding sequence ATGGAAACGATTAAATTATCACTTTATGAAAAAAACAAAGAAACGGGAATCTTTGAAGATCTGTTGGGGGCATACGTATTAGAGGATCATGTAGCCCTGTTAGATAAGGCCTATGCAGTGGATGAGAATGGACTGAAGGTTCATCTATATTTAACTGTAGCTGGCGAAGTAGAGGATTCAGAATATGAAGCGATCTATGAGCAATACGATGGGGAAGGCTTCAATGACATGGACGTAACGATTGAAGAGGTGGAGGATAGCTATAATCCAACATGGCTATTTATTTTTGACTTTATAGCGGATTCCGATGAAATGGGCGAGATGATAGACCATATTTTAGAGATCCATAACAGTGAACTCGAAAGAATCTTAAAAAATATTAGAACTACCAAATAA
- the murI gene encoding glutamate racemase, giving the protein MIENSASLPIGVFDSGVGGISVLADLIHQLPNEQYIYFGDSGNAPYGVRSKEEVKKLSFNVVDKLLNFNIKAVVVACNTATSIVIEELRKRLDIPVIGMEPALKPAIELNNFGKIVVMATPVTLREKKFNDLIMKLTDTDRVVKMPCPGLVEIIEQQGDHDAEIEAYIRRIYASYQLDTVGTVVLGCTHYVFIKDMIAKVVGPEATVIDGNFGTARHVKELLKQSEALNTDGTYSQTSVRIMNSSKDASMIALSQSLLEKRLKDLNWCGTIKYI; this is encoded by the coding sequence ATGATAGAAAATTCAGCGAGTTTACCCATCGGGGTTTTCGATTCAGGTGTAGGTGGTATCAGCGTATTGGCAGATTTAATCCATCAGCTACCCAATGAACAATACATATACTTTGGAGATTCTGGAAATGCCCCCTATGGCGTTCGAAGTAAAGAAGAAGTAAAAAAATTATCTTTTAATGTGGTTGATAAACTGTTAAACTTTAATATTAAGGCTGTGGTTGTTGCATGTAATACAGCCACCAGTATCGTAATAGAGGAGTTAAGAAAACGATTGGATATTCCAGTGATCGGTATGGAGCCAGCATTAAAGCCTGCCATCGAATTAAATAATTTTGGAAAAATCGTGGTGATGGCAACGCCGGTTACACTAAGAGAAAAAAAATTCAATGATTTAATTATGAAATTGACAGATACAGACCGTGTAGTTAAGATGCCATGTCCAGGGTTGGTGGAAATTATAGAGCAGCAAGGGGATCACGATGCCGAGATCGAAGCTTATATTCGAAGGATTTACGCATCCTACCAGTTAGACACTGTAGGAACCGTAGTTTTAGGCTGTACCCATTACGTATTTATTAAGGACATGATTGCCAAGGTAGTAGGACCAGAAGCCACTGTAATTGATGGCAATTTTGGAACAGCTCGGCATGTAAAGGAGCTCCTAAAGCAGAGCGAGGCTTTAAATACGGATGGTACCTATAGCCAAACCTCGGTTAGGATAATGAATTCCAGCAAGGATGCAAGTATGATTGCTTTAAGTCAGAGCTTGTTGGAAAAAAGACTAAAGGATTTAAATTGGTGTGGCACTATAAAATATATCTAG
- the ypeB gene encoding germination protein YpeB encodes MRKYTLPIALSLAMVAVLGWGIYQYNEKNDYHTYLDIQFQRQFYELIGHVENAQVNLSKAMASGSNKDIVKFLNDTVQHSYMAQEKLTQLPFHHGGIRGIEKFLSQLGDYSTAMLNKSLEGVVLEEKELNTMVELHDYAISLSEQLVELQQKVASGGVNFGDLRREGNRNLKELENQMKDFNLITFEERLLEYPELIYDGPFSDHLKDVKPRLEGKEVKEEEVPSIITKAFENHKNDKISVTGQTRYQPLEGYYVSIYNDNTEKGYEATAAVSKKAGKIIWYMNPVQTGKSNIDRTEAVKRAEEFLEKIGYTNMKSTYTMAYEGQIVINFAYEQEDVLIYSDLVKVKVDLGNGNVIGLEAQGYLSNHYERAIKKPAISEDDARERLSSSVTEQSVRLAMIPIPGGKEILTYEFKVKFGKDTYLVYIDAETGEQRRMLLMVDQKDGTLVI; translated from the coding sequence ATGAGAAAGTATACGCTTCCCATTGCGCTGTCCTTAGCGATGGTCGCAGTTCTGGGCTGGGGAATCTATCAATATAATGAAAAAAATGATTACCATACATATTTGGATATACAATTTCAAAGACAATTTTATGAATTGATTGGACACGTAGAAAATGCCCAAGTAAACCTGTCAAAGGCTATGGCATCAGGGTCCAATAAAGATATTGTAAAATTTTTAAACGATACAGTCCAGCACTCGTATATGGCGCAGGAAAAGCTGACCCAGCTTCCTTTCCATCATGGCGGCATCCGAGGAATTGAAAAATTCTTAAGTCAGCTGGGGGATTATAGTACAGCAATGCTGAACAAATCCTTGGAAGGTGTCGTATTAGAAGAAAAAGAGCTGAATACCATGGTGGAGCTCCATGATTATGCCATTAGCTTATCTGAGCAGCTGGTAGAGCTTCAACAGAAGGTTGCATCCGGTGGTGTGAATTTTGGAGATTTGAGAAGAGAAGGAAACCGAAACTTAAAGGAACTTGAAAACCAAATGAAGGATTTTAATTTAATTACTTTTGAAGAGCGATTATTAGAATATCCGGAGCTGATATATGACGGTCCTTTTTCTGATCACTTAAAAGATGTAAAGCCTAGATTGGAAGGGAAGGAAGTAAAGGAAGAAGAAGTGCCGAGTATTATTACAAAAGCATTTGAAAATCATAAAAATGATAAAATCAGTGTAACTGGTCAAACAAGGTACCAACCACTGGAGGGATACTATGTTAGCATTTACAATGATAATACTGAAAAGGGCTATGAAGCAACGGCTGCGGTCAGTAAAAAGGCGGGTAAAATTATATGGTATATGAATCCTGTCCAAACGGGTAAAAGCAATATCGATAGAACAGAAGCTGTCAAAAGAGCAGAGGAATTTTTAGAAAAAATCGGCTATACCAATATGAAATCTACCTATACCATGGCCTATGAAGGACAAATTGTGATTAATTTTGCTTATGAGCAGGAAGATGTACTGATTTATAGCGATTTAGTCAAGGTAAAAGTGGATTTAGGAAATGGCAATGTAATCGGCCTTGAAGCTCAAGGATATTTATCCAATCACTATGAGAGGGCGATAAAAAAACCAGCAATATCAGAGGATGATGCTAGAGAAAGACTGTCCAGCAGTGTCACAGAACAGTCGGTAAGACTAGCCATGATACCGATCCCTGGAGGCAAAGAGATATTGACCTATGAATTCAAAGTGAAGTTTGGTAAGGATACTTATTTAGTTTATATCGATGCAGAAACAGGAGAGCAGAGAAGAATGCTGTTGATGGTGGATCAAAAGGATGGAACGCTTGTAATTTAA
- the sleB gene encoding spore cortex-lytic enzyme — MKKFSAIFLILILSISFMSVLYLERSYGQTLAWGSSGEDVRIAQSRLKQWGYLEGGVDGVFGKTTYDAVIKFQKANGLTPDGVIGAQTRVALGMSSNNTKTNTPASRGVSRSDDIHLLARAIHAESKGEPYLGQVAVGAVMLNRIKHPSFPNTLAGVVYQPCAFEPVKNGTINEAPDDSAYNAARDVLNGWDPTGGAIYFWNPSTATSKWIWSRKVTLTIGRHVFAHD, encoded by the coding sequence ATGAAGAAATTTAGTGCCATATTTTTAATACTGATATTAAGCATATCTTTTATGAGCGTATTGTACTTAGAGAGAAGCTATGGCCAGACTCTTGCGTGGGGCTCTAGCGGAGAAGATGTTCGGATTGCACAGTCTAGATTGAAGCAATGGGGGTATCTAGAAGGTGGCGTGGATGGAGTTTTTGGAAAAACCACCTATGATGCCGTCATAAAATTTCAAAAAGCAAATGGATTGACGCCAGATGGCGTTATCGGGGCACAGACCAGAGTTGCTCTCGGAATGTCCTCCAATAATACGAAAACCAATACACCTGCTAGTAGAGGTGTATCAAGAAGTGACGATATTCACCTTCTTGCAAGAGCAATTCATGCAGAATCTAAAGGAGAGCCTTATTTAGGGCAGGTAGCAGTGGGTGCTGTAATGTTAAATCGAATCAAGCATCCTTCCTTTCCAAATACCTTGGCTGGTGTTGTCTATCAGCCCTGCGCTTTTGAACCTGTGAAAAATGGAACCATCAATGAAGCACCGGATGATTCTGCCTATAATGCGGCAAGGGATGTATTGAATGGATGGGACCCTACAGGAGGAGCAATCTATTTTTGGAATCCATCTACAGCGACCAGCAAGTGGATTTGGAGCAGAAAAGTCACCCTTACCATAGGAAGGCACGTATTTGCACATGATTAA
- the mgtE gene encoding magnesium transporter — protein MNEKILELINEKKFVALKTELADTMAADIAEIFDELDEKNTIIVFRLLPKDKAADVFSYLTSQQQLDIVSSIHESQINEIIDELYFDDMIDFLEEMPANVVKKILGSSTEEERKLINQFLNYPDTSAGSIMTIEYVDIRKEMTIKEALEHIKKTGVDKETIYTCYVLDDKRKLEGIASLRKLVLSDENLRIEEIMNEEFISTYTLDDQEEIANLFKKYGLITLPVVDKEERLVGIITVDDIMDVIEQENTEDFQRMAAMEPTDEEYLDSGVFTLAKQRILWLLILMISATFTGKIINGFESLLQAAVVLMAYIPMLMDSAGNSGSQSSTLIIRGLALGEIETKDYLKVFWKELRVSIIVGFILSVVNFIRILVMDSVEPAVALTVSVTLMVTVIMAKVIGGLLPIGAKKMKLDPAIMAGPMITTIVDTLSLIVYFNMARILLNI, from the coding sequence ATGAATGAAAAAATATTAGAATTAATTAACGAGAAAAAATTTGTAGCCCTAAAGACGGAACTTGCGGATACCATGGCAGCAGATATCGCTGAAATTTTTGATGAGCTGGATGAAAAAAATACAATCATTGTATTTCGACTATTACCGAAGGATAAGGCAGCCGATGTGTTTTCTTATTTAACATCACAGCAGCAATTGGATATTGTTTCATCCATCCATGAAAGTCAAATCAATGAAATCATTGATGAGCTGTATTTTGACGATATGATTGACTTCCTTGAGGAAATGCCTGCAAATGTGGTAAAAAAAATACTGGGATCCTCTACGGAAGAAGAGCGAAAGTTGATCAATCAATTTTTAAACTATCCAGATACTTCCGCTGGTAGCATTATGACCATAGAGTATGTGGATATAAGAAAAGAAATGACAATTAAAGAGGCTTTGGAGCATATAAAGAAAACAGGGGTCGATAAAGAAACCATCTATACCTGTTACGTATTAGATGATAAGAGGAAGCTGGAGGGGATCGCTTCTTTAAGAAAGCTGGTACTATCGGATGAGAATCTTCGCATCGAAGAAATCATGAACGAGGAATTTATATCCACCTATACACTGGATGACCAAGAAGAAATTGCGAATTTATTTAAAAAGTATGGTTTAATCACGTTACCAGTCGTTGATAAGGAAGAAAGGCTGGTCGGTATCATTACGGTAGACGATATTATGGATGTCATCGAACAAGAAAACACCGAGGACTTCCAAAGAATGGCTGCTATGGAACCGACAGATGAAGAATATTTAGATTCAGGAGTTTTTACCTTAGCAAAGCAAAGAATTCTTTGGCTTTTAATATTGATGATATCCGCAACCTTCACAGGCAAGATTATCAACGGATTTGAGTCTTTACTACAGGCGGCAGTAGTACTGATGGCGTATATTCCCATGCTGATGGATTCAGCAGGAAACTCTGGTTCCCAATCTTCTACGTTGATCATTCGTGGATTGGCTTTGGGAGAAATTGAAACGAAGGATTATTTGAAGGTGTTCTGGAAGGAGCTTCGTGTCAGTATCATCGTAGGATTTATTTTATCCGTTGTAAACTTTATTCGGATTTTAGTTATGGACAGTGTCGAGCCTGCGGTTGCATTGACCGTTTCTGTCACTTTAATGGTCACTGTAATTATGGCGAAGGTAATTGGTGGACTGTTGCCAATTGGTGCTAAAAAAATGAAGCTAGATCCAGCGATTATGGCAGGGCCTATGATTACGACCATCGTAGATACACTATCCTTAATCGTGTACTTTAATATGGCACGTATATTGCTGAATATTTAA
- the rodA gene encoding rod shape-determining protein RodA: MKIDTRLLKKMDFGLIVVVLLICIIGVVVVGSATYSLGSERYIKTQVISIVLGIMAIVVIMLFDYNTFAKMYVPIYIVCNAMLLAVFVFGKGSEDWGAQRWIRFGSFGFQPSDFAKIGIIICLAKMLDDNKDNLHRPQVIFKVLLFAGFPMVLILMQPDLGTTLIFASFVFGMLFVAGLKYKYILIAMATGVVLTPLAWFGVLHPYQRQRVFIFLNPEQDPLGDGYHTLQSRVAVGAGMIFGKGLFNGTSNQFGFLPEKHTDFIFSVVAEELGFLGVTVLILLYFIMLYKCIKIAREAKDDFGAYLVSGITFMIAFHIFLNIAMTIGLAPVTGKPLPFVSYGGTFMLTNMMALGLILNVNMRRDKINF, translated from the coding sequence TTGAAGATAGATACTCGTTTGTTAAAGAAAATGGATTTTGGCTTAATTGTTGTTGTTCTGCTGATTTGTATCATTGGTGTTGTCGTAGTTGGAAGCGCTACTTATAGCTTGGGTAGCGAGCGATATATTAAAACTCAAGTGATTTCCATTGTGTTGGGAATCATGGCGATTGTCGTCATTATGTTGTTCGATTATAATACATTCGCTAAGATGTATGTTCCCATCTATATTGTTTGTAATGCCATGTTACTAGCAGTATTCGTATTTGGTAAAGGGAGTGAGGATTGGGGGGCACAGCGATGGATTCGATTTGGGAGCTTTGGTTTTCAACCCTCTGATTTTGCAAAAATAGGAATTATTATCTGTTTAGCAAAAATGCTGGATGATAATAAAGATAATCTGCACAGGCCTCAAGTCATATTTAAGGTTTTATTATTTGCAGGCTTCCCCATGGTATTGATACTGATGCAGCCAGATTTAGGAACTACCTTAATTTTTGCGTCTTTTGTATTTGGAATGCTTTTTGTAGCAGGCTTAAAATACAAGTATATTCTCATTGCTATGGCTACAGGTGTGGTCTTAACACCCTTGGCTTGGTTTGGTGTACTCCACCCCTATCAGCGGCAGCGGGTCTTTATATTTTTAAATCCAGAGCAAGATCCTCTAGGTGACGGATACCATACGTTACAGTCTAGGGTTGCTGTAGGTGCCGGTATGATTTTTGGGAAAGGTCTATTCAATGGAACCTCCAATCAATTTGGTTTTTTACCGGAAAAGCATACGGATTTTATTTTCTCAGTGGTTGCTGAGGAGCTAGGCTTTCTGGGAGTAACCGTTCTGATTTTGTTATACTTTATCATGTTATATAAATGTATTAAAATTGCACGAGAAGCAAAAGATGATTTCGGAGCTTATTTGGTTTCAGGAATTACGTTTATGATTGCATTCCATATTTTTCTAAATATTGCTATGACCATTGGGTTGGCCCCTGTTACAGGAAAGCCTCTACCTTTTGTGAGTTATGGAGGAACCTTTATGCTGACGAATATGATGGCACTGGGCCTCATTCTCAATGTAAATATGCGTAGAGATAAAATAAATTTCTAA
- a CDS encoding methyl-accepting chemotaxis protein → MNKQRKTIKSKILTISITVLMISNISIGLLGYTISKNQLNEKGEVILGNAVEAAIQMIELAQKGVDEGVYTLPQAQEMVKEKLLGKMTAEGTRPRTSPLDLGPNGYFVVYSQDGEEIAHPSLEGQNVWNTKDKSKNEILLVQDSIHKAKSGGGFTYYDWTLPNSEAIGRKIVYNQLDPNWGWVVTAGSYRTDFNSGAMNVLKYTSIGVVAFLVLVTVIMYNFSNRIGRALEAITGRAEKLAHLDVSENISEALIHRNDEVGALANSFQKIIHSLRDFVKQIADSSEHLTVSSKELSQSSERSFLSANEVARVIEDIAQGATHQAADTENGARHMNDLGRLVESNDEYLRELNSSTAEIGQLKDEGFAILKELIENTEANNRAIGSIYESIHSTNQSTGKIENASNMIRSIAEQTNLLALNAAIEAARAGEAGRGFAVVADEIRKLAEDSNGFTADITAIVSDLSSRTQQTVATMDEVAKITKIQSASVQETNEKFIGIARAIERSTNIIDFLNTSGKEIMDKKDTVVEVIGTLSAISEENAAATEEASASVEEQTAAMAEIANSSHRLEELALSLQESVVKFKYE, encoded by the coding sequence TTGAATAAGCAGAGAAAGACAATTAAAAGTAAAATATTAACTATATCCATCACTGTTTTGATGATTTCAAACATTTCTATCGGATTGTTGGGATATACCATTTCAAAAAATCAATTGAACGAAAAGGGAGAAGTCATTCTGGGCAATGCAGTAGAAGCTGCAATTCAGATGATAGAATTGGCTCAGAAAGGTGTGGATGAAGGCGTATATACACTTCCCCAAGCCCAAGAAATGGTGAAGGAAAAATTGTTGGGTAAAATGACAGCAGAAGGCACACGACCTAGAACTTCTCCTTTAGATTTAGGCCCAAACGGATACTTCGTTGTATACAGCCAAGATGGGGAGGAGATTGCACACCCAAGCTTGGAAGGGCAGAATGTTTGGAATACGAAAGACAAATCTAAGAATGAAATCTTATTGGTACAGGATAGTATCCATAAAGCAAAAAGCGGTGGCGGGTTTACCTATTACGATTGGACGCTACCCAATAGTGAAGCCATCGGTAGAAAAATAGTCTATAACCAACTGGACCCTAATTGGGGATGGGTTGTAACGGCAGGAAGCTATAGGACGGATTTTAATAGTGGCGCGATGAATGTTTTGAAATATACAAGCATCGGCGTTGTGGCCTTTCTCGTTCTAGTGACTGTCATTATGTACAATTTCTCCAACCGAATCGGTAGAGCCTTGGAGGCAATTACAGGGCGTGCAGAGAAGCTAGCGCATTTAGATGTCAGTGAGAACATCAGTGAAGCTTTAATCCATAGGAACGATGAAGTTGGTGCATTGGCCAATTCCTTTCAAAAAATTATTCATAGTTTGAGAGACTTTGTAAAGCAGATTGCCGATTCATCAGAACATCTTACAGTATCCTCTAAGGAATTGAGTCAATCCAGTGAACGATCCTTCTTATCTGCAAATGAAGTGGCGAGAGTGATTGAAGATATCGCTCAAGGGGCTACCCATCAGGCTGCGGATACAGAAAATGGAGCAAGACATATGAATGATCTAGGAAGATTGGTAGAAAGTAACGATGAATACTTAAGGGAGCTTAATTCCTCAACAGCGGAAATCGGTCAATTGAAAGATGAAGGATTTGCAATCTTAAAGGAACTGATAGAAAATACGGAGGCCAATAATAGAGCGATTGGAAGTATTTATGAATCCATCCATAGCACGAACCAAAGTACGGGGAAAATAGAAAATGCAAGTAATATGATAAGAAGTATTGCAGAGCAAACGAATTTATTGGCTTTAAATGCAGCTATAGAAGCAGCAAGAGCAGGGGAGGCAGGACGAGGCTTTGCTGTTGTAGCGGATGAAATTAGAAAATTAGCAGAGGATTCCAATGGATTTACGGCGGATATTACGGCCATTGTCAGTGATTTAAGCAGTAGAACTCAGCAAACTGTAGCAACCATGGACGAAGTTGCTAAAATTACAAAAATACAGAGTGCAAGTGTACAGGAAACCAATGAGAAGTTTATTGGTATTGCAAGGGCTATTGAGCGTTCTACCAATATCATTGATTTTCTTAATACTTCTGGAAAAGAGATCATGGATAAAAAAGATACGGTTGTTGAAGTCATTGGGACATTATCTGCCATATCGGAGGAAAATGCAGCAGCAACGGAAGAAGCTTCTGCATCTGTAGAGGAACAAACAGCAGCAATGGCGGAAATTGCAAATTCAAGCCATCGCCTGGAGGAATTGGCACTGAGCCTGCAGGAAAGTGTAGTAAAATTTAAGTATGAATAA
- a CDS encoding alpha/beta-type small acid-soluble spore protein, translating into MTNNKSSNRIVVPEARQALNSMKAEIASELGLSNYEATDKGNLTSRQNGYVGGYMTKKLVEQAQRQLSGK; encoded by the coding sequence ATGACAAATAACAAAAGTTCAAACAGAATAGTAGTTCCTGAAGCTAGACAAGCTCTTAACTCTATGAAAGCAGAAATCGCTAGTGAACTAGGACTAAGCAACTACGAAGCAACAGATAAAGGTAATTTAACTTCTAGACAAAATGGTTATGTTGGTGGATACATGACTAAAAAATTAGTTGAGCAAGCTCAAAGACAATTAAGCGGAAAATAA
- a CDS encoding MFS transporter has protein sequence MTKSQNNRLIILTFFVMALLGFLESIRGAVIPSIQGFYGIGYKDIGIFLFIASLGYISSNFFGASMSYSLGQKKLIFIGTLCIAAGIVGMFVSQNFILFLFFVAILNYGYGTFSISANTLTPIIFEKNQGMMMNLLHFFYGLGATLGPRYAGIALKNHWSWQKIYSMNLPVLIIFLALALMSIFPRIEEKDKEEKSSFKAIISNPEVLLFSFILGFYVAAELGVANWLTTYLQDGKKIDPVQSATYLSLFFGIFAFGRLVGGFIVEKLGYFKSILGFLITAAVLFTAGTIFSNQWIFLISLSGFFFSIIYPTTFALLLKVFGKEAGKVMGVVITISSGLNMIGNAIIGQMNDIIGLEFGFRLVTVYLLISIILIFILKKRIGSQVQ, from the coding sequence ATGACAAAATCACAGAATAATAGGCTAATCATACTGACTTTTTTTGTTATGGCATTATTAGGGTTTTTAGAGAGCATTCGAGGGGCAGTCATACCATCCATCCAAGGTTTTTATGGGATCGGTTATAAAGATATCGGCATATTTTTGTTCATTGCCAGCTTAGGATATATTTCCTCTAATTTCTTTGGAGCATCCATGTCTTATTCTTTGGGTCAAAAAAAATTGATATTTATTGGAACGCTATGTATCGCAGCTGGTATCGTGGGCATGTTTGTCTCTCAAAATTTTATTTTGTTTTTATTCTTTGTGGCCATATTAAATTACGGTTATGGTACCTTTAGCATCAGTGCTAATACACTTACGCCAATTATATTTGAGAAAAATCAAGGGATGATGATGAATCTTTTGCATTTTTTCTATGGACTCGGTGCCACTCTAGGTCCTCGATATGCAGGGATTGCTTTAAAAAATCATTGGTCTTGGCAAAAAATTTATAGTATGAATCTTCCAGTGCTTATCATCTTTTTAGCCCTTGCATTGATGAGTATATTTCCTCGAATAGAAGAGAAGGATAAGGAAGAAAAGTCCTCCTTTAAAGCGATTATATCCAATCCAGAGGTTTTATTATTTTCTTTTATCCTTGGATTTTATGTTGCAGCGGAGCTTGGTGTTGCCAATTGGCTCACTACCTATCTTCAAGATGGCAAAAAAATAGATCCTGTTCAAAGCGCAACCTATCTTTCTTTGTTTTTTGGAATATTTGCATTCGGCAGGCTGGTGGGAGGCTTTATTGTAGAAAAATTGGGATATTTCAAAAGTATTCTCGGATTTTTAATAACGGCAGCAGTGTTATTCACAGCAGGAACCATATTCTCGAACCAATGGATTTTTTTAATTTCTTTATCTGGATTCTTTTTTTCTATTATTTATCCCACTACCTTTGCATTACTGTTAAAAGTCTTTGGTAAAGAAGCTGGTAAGGTGATGGGTGTCGTTATTACTATAAGCTCTGGCTTAAATATGATAGGAAATGCAATTATTGGGCAAATGAATGATATCATCGGCTTAGAATTTGGATTTAGATTAGTTACGGTGTATCTTTTGATATCCATTATACTAATCTTTATATTAAAAAAACGAATTGGGAGTCAAGTACAGTAA